A region of Streptomyces sp. TG1A-60 DNA encodes the following proteins:
- a CDS encoding NCS1 family nucleobase:cation symporter-1, which yields MSLADSAEATGTTAFVPDPRLTNEDLAPAGKRNWKVFDLFALWMSDVHNLGNYTFAAGLLVLGMNVWQVFTSLLVGFVIIYIGMNWMGKIGQRHGVPFPVVSRISFGVWGANIPALIRAVIAIMWYGIQTYLASVAVNIMLLAAWPGLESWTHNSFLGLHQLGWISFVALWLVQGLIISQGMESVRKFQDFCGPAIWVVMIALAVWILAKAGWTISLTSTPNPVSVGEQWRQWFGAIGLVLATYGTLMLNFCDFSRFAPDYRTVKRGNFWGLPINSTAFVVLSVIVTAGSIEVFGKAITEPAHLVAEIGNTWVLVLGALTFAIATMGVNIVANFVSPAYDLANVWPQKITFKVGGLISTVAALVVTPWNLFSNPTVVQYFLGGLGAFLGPLFGVIMLDYFWVKRGRIDVDELFNAEPGSRYYYRKGVNPKALWAFLPTAAVSAVLALVPAFDAVAPYSWFIGTALAAGLYAVLCRDERAAVSAGAGPVGAGSGTAESAPVEG from the coding sequence GTGTCCCTCGCCGACAGTGCCGAAGCCACCGGCACCACAGCGTTCGTCCCCGACCCCCGCCTCACCAACGAAGACCTCGCTCCCGCCGGGAAGCGCAACTGGAAGGTCTTCGACCTCTTCGCCCTGTGGATGTCCGATGTCCACAACCTCGGCAACTACACGTTCGCCGCGGGTCTGCTGGTCCTCGGCATGAACGTCTGGCAGGTCTTCACCTCGCTGCTCGTCGGTTTCGTGATCATCTACATCGGGATGAACTGGATGGGGAAGATCGGGCAGCGCCACGGCGTGCCCTTCCCCGTGGTCAGCCGCATCAGCTTCGGCGTCTGGGGCGCCAACATCCCGGCCCTCATCCGGGCCGTGATCGCCATCATGTGGTATGGCATCCAGACCTACCTCGCGTCCGTCGCGGTCAACATCATGCTGCTGGCCGCCTGGCCGGGCCTGGAGTCCTGGACCCACAACTCCTTCCTCGGCCTGCACCAGCTCGGCTGGATCAGCTTCGTCGCCCTCTGGCTCGTCCAAGGGCTGATCATCAGTCAGGGCATGGAGTCGGTCCGCAAGTTCCAGGACTTCTGCGGCCCGGCGATCTGGGTGGTCATGATCGCGCTGGCCGTGTGGATCCTTGCCAAGGCCGGCTGGACCATCTCCCTCACCTCGACCCCGAACCCGGTCTCCGTCGGCGAGCAGTGGCGGCAGTGGTTCGGCGCGATCGGGCTGGTCCTCGCCACCTACGGCACGCTGATGCTCAACTTCTGCGACTTCTCCCGCTTCGCGCCGGACTACCGGACGGTCAAGCGGGGCAACTTCTGGGGCCTGCCGATCAACTCGACCGCCTTCGTGGTGTTGTCGGTCATCGTCACGGCCGGCTCGATCGAGGTCTTCGGCAAGGCGATCACCGAACCGGCCCACCTCGTCGCCGAGATCGGCAACACCTGGGTCCTCGTCCTCGGCGCGCTGACCTTCGCCATCGCCACCATGGGCGTCAACATCGTCGCCAACTTCGTCTCACCGGCGTACGACCTCGCCAACGTCTGGCCACAGAAGATCACGTTCAAGGTGGGCGGACTGATCAGCACGGTCGCGGCGCTGGTCGTGACCCCGTGGAACCTCTTCTCCAACCCCACCGTCGTCCAGTACTTTCTCGGCGGCCTGGGCGCGTTCCTCGGCCCGCTGTTCGGCGTGATCATGCTCGACTACTTCTGGGTCAAGCGCGGCCGTATCGACGTCGACGAACTCTTCAACGCCGAGCCCGGCTCCCGCTACTACTACCGCAAGGGCGTCAACCCCAAGGCGCTGTGGGCGTTCCTGCCGACCGCGGCGGTCTCGGCCGTCCTCGCCCTGGTACCGGCCTTCGACGCGGTCGCCCCGTACTCGTGGTTCATCGGAACGGCGCTGGCCGCCGGGCTCTACGCGGTGCTGTGCCGGGACGAGCGGGCGGCGGTGTCCGCGGGTGCCGGGCCGGTCGGCGCCGGCAGCGGTACCGCCGAGTCTGCGCCCGTGGAGGGCTGA
- a CDS encoding FUSC family protein, which translates to MSRRAALALPPWLAHPLRAQGGPVPWNAVVRGALAGGPLLCGALLLGRPTVGVLAALGAMLAGVNDRPGSRRVSVKRLGVPALAGASGLLVGTYAGQNAHAVVLTLLLTALGLLAGSTSAVGPVASGAGTQLLVATAVGAGMPLQEPGWERALAFLAGAGWLLVLRLVLPTPAALTARDYRFDGERAAVADVYDAIAALLDAVGTPDAIARRAALTAALDHAQDVLAGPRLWRYAGSSAERRLHAQYTAALPLAEAATALAWTGDAVVGRASAGPRRLAAAVRGNTGTGPLPAPSRSAPALRALDDALLRAAEAFDRGGDPHDLHTRRRTVGSLARIALGSGGREYGLRVALSFGASAAVAQVLHHEHWYWLPATAVFLVKPDLGPLVSRVLSRAAGTVLGAVVFAGFAAVLPRPEGLVALVAVSGALIPVAMRHFAAQTAVVTVLVLALIMVGGDPQAAWSRIGETLLACAIVLVVGHLPMPKGERGGGVRARLTEAATAAHAYLTHVLNESHGPSGSSGTSGGSVTSGGSGAPVSSQAPVPSGASTPGSATPSGASRPNGVSVSVGAALPGESDDRAARWALRREAYRTLARARTAIALSAAELPALARHTEGTDEVAVTLERLVDTTTACAVHLDDTGRLTRHHTEQLTAVLDELARHQKHAGIRLPDVPDPADLLPRPDRTA; encoded by the coding sequence GTGTCCCGCCGTGCCGCCCTCGCTCTGCCGCCCTGGCTCGCCCACCCGCTGCGCGCGCAAGGGGGACCGGTGCCGTGGAACGCGGTGGTACGAGGGGCGCTGGCCGGTGGACCCCTGCTGTGCGGGGCCCTGCTCCTGGGCCGGCCCACCGTCGGCGTCCTCGCCGCGCTCGGGGCCATGCTCGCCGGGGTCAACGACCGGCCCGGCAGCCGGCGCGTCTCGGTGAAGCGGCTCGGGGTGCCCGCGCTCGCCGGGGCCTCGGGGCTGCTCGTCGGGACGTACGCCGGACAGAACGCCCACGCCGTCGTCCTCACCCTGCTGCTCACCGCGCTCGGGTTGCTCGCCGGCAGTACGAGCGCCGTCGGGCCCGTGGCGTCCGGCGCCGGTACGCAACTGCTGGTGGCGACCGCCGTCGGGGCCGGGATGCCGTTGCAGGAGCCGGGGTGGGAACGGGCGCTCGCCTTTCTCGCCGGCGCCGGGTGGCTGCTCGTCTTGCGCCTCGTCCTGCCCACCCCCGCGGCCCTCACCGCCCGTGACTACCGGTTCGACGGGGAACGGGCCGCCGTGGCCGACGTCTACGACGCCATCGCCGCGCTGCTGGACGCCGTCGGCACACCGGACGCGATCGCCCGGAGAGCCGCGCTGACCGCCGCTCTCGATCACGCGCAGGACGTGCTCGCCGGGCCCCGGCTGTGGCGGTACGCGGGCTCGTCCGCCGAACGGCGGCTGCACGCCCAGTACACCGCCGCACTGCCGCTCGCCGAGGCGGCGACCGCGCTGGCCTGGACCGGGGACGCCGTCGTCGGCCGTGCCTCGGCAGGGCCCCGGCGGCTCGCCGCCGCCGTGCGCGGCAACACCGGTACCGGCCCGCTGCCCGCTCCCTCCCGATCCGCACCCGCCCTGCGTGCCCTCGACGACGCGCTCCTGCGCGCCGCCGAGGCCTTCGACCGAGGCGGCGACCCACACGACCTGCACACTCGCCGCCGCACCGTCGGATCGCTCGCGCGGATCGCGCTCGGGTCCGGCGGACGCGAGTACGGCCTGCGGGTCGCCCTCTCGTTCGGGGCCAGCGCGGCTGTGGCGCAGGTGCTGCACCACGAGCACTGGTACTGGCTGCCCGCGACCGCCGTCTTCCTGGTCAAGCCCGACCTCGGGCCGCTCGTCTCCCGGGTGCTGAGCCGGGCCGCGGGCACCGTACTGGGCGCCGTGGTCTTCGCCGGGTTCGCCGCCGTACTGCCCCGGCCGGAAGGGCTCGTCGCGCTGGTCGCGGTCAGCGGGGCGCTCATCCCCGTCGCCATGCGGCACTTCGCGGCCCAGACCGCTGTCGTGACCGTTCTCGTCCTCGCCCTCATCATGGTCGGCGGCGATCCCCAGGCCGCCTGGAGCCGTATCGGCGAGACGCTGCTGGCCTGCGCCATCGTCCTGGTCGTCGGCCACCTGCCGATGCCGAAGGGCGAGCGCGGCGGGGGCGTACGCGCCCGGCTGACCGAAGCGGCGACCGCCGCGCACGCCTACCTCACGCACGTCCTCAACGAGTCGCACGGGCCGAGCGGGTCGAGCGGGACCTCTGGGGGGAGTGTGACCTCCGGTGGCAGTGGGGCGCCCGTATCGAGCCAGGCCCCCGTGCCGAGCGGCGCGTCCACGCCGGGGAGTGCCACGCCGAGCGGCGCGTCCAGGCCGAACGGCGTGTCCGTGTCCGTCGGCGCCGCCCTGCCGGGCGAGTCGGACGACCGCGCCGCCCGCTGGGCCCTACGCCGCGAGGCCTACCGCACGCTCGCCCGGGCCCGCACCGCGATCGCCCTCTCCGCAGCCGAACTGCCCGCCCTGGCCCGGCACACCGAGGGCACCGACGAGGTCGCCGTCACCCTCGAACGGCTCGTCGACACCACCACCGCCTGCGCCGTGCACCTCGACGACACCGGACGGCTCACCCGCCACCACACCGAGCAGCTCACCGCGGTCCTCGACGAACTCGCGCGACACCAGAAACACGCGGGCATCCGCCTCCCCGACGTACCGGACCCGGCCGACCTGCTGCCGAGGCCGGACCGCACGGCCTGA
- a CDS encoding PLP-dependent aminotransferase family protein, with protein MVDSWVNSAERIGADLHLQLSGSGGRRAALIRALRDAVRDGRLAPGARLPPYRSLAADLGVARNTVADAYAELVAEGWLTARQGSGTRVAERAEPLGAPSRVPRKAPPRARGPLHDLRQGTPDASAFPRAAWAASYRRALARAPSEAFGPGDPAGRVELREALTEYLARARGVRTEPSRIVICSGFAHALRLLFHGRVLRGPLAVESYGLGFHRELLAAASVRTVPLPLDEDGARVDGLGRERAVLLTPAHQFPTGGPLHAARRAAVVDWARARGGVILEDDYDGELRYDRKPVGAVQGLDPERVVHIGSVSKSLSPALRLGWMVLPERYVDAVLETKGEREAWVSVPDQLALADFVVSGAYDRHVRRMRQRYRVRRDRLVATLAAQAPHIEVTGIAAGLHAVLRLPPGTERSAVKAAAWRGVALDGLAGFRHPEATGAAPDGLVVGYATPAEHAYGAAVEALCGVLPPR; from the coding sequence ATGGTGGATTCGTGGGTCAATTCGGCGGAGCGGATCGGGGCCGACCTGCATCTCCAACTGTCCGGTTCCGGTGGGCGGCGGGCGGCGCTGATCCGGGCGTTGCGGGATGCGGTGCGTGATGGACGGCTCGCTCCGGGGGCCCGGCTGCCGCCGTACCGCTCGCTGGCGGCGGACCTCGGTGTCGCCCGCAACACGGTTGCCGACGCGTACGCGGAGCTGGTCGCCGAGGGCTGGCTGACGGCGCGGCAGGGCTCGGGTACGCGGGTCGCCGAGCGGGCCGAACCGTTGGGCGCGCCCTCGCGCGTACCCCGAAAGGCGCCGCCACGCGCGCGTGGGCCGCTGCACGACCTGCGGCAGGGCACACCGGACGCGTCGGCGTTCCCGCGGGCGGCCTGGGCCGCGTCGTACCGCAGGGCGCTGGCGCGGGCACCCAGCGAGGCGTTCGGGCCGGGCGATCCGGCCGGGCGGGTCGAGCTGCGCGAGGCGCTCACCGAGTACCTGGCACGCGCGCGTGGGGTGCGTACCGAGCCGTCGCGGATCGTGATCTGCTCCGGGTTCGCGCACGCGCTGCGGCTGCTGTTCCACGGCCGGGTACTGCGGGGGCCGCTGGCCGTGGAGTCGTACGGTCTGGGTTTCCACCGGGAGTTGCTGGCGGCGGCCTCCGTACGGACCGTTCCGCTGCCGCTGGACGAGGACGGTGCCCGTGTGGACGGGCTGGGCCGGGAGAGGGCCGTGCTGCTCACGCCCGCGCATCAGTTCCCCACGGGCGGGCCGCTGCATGCCGCCCGGCGTGCCGCCGTCGTGGACTGGGCACGCGCGCGTGGAGGGGTGATCCTGGAGGACGACTACGACGGGGAGCTCCGCTACGACCGCAAGCCCGTCGGGGCGGTGCAGGGGCTGGATCCCGAGCGGGTCGTGCACATCGGCTCGGTCAGCAAGAGCCTGTCGCCGGCGCTGCGCCTGGGGTGGATGGTCCTGCCGGAGCGCTACGTCGACGCCGTGCTGGAGACGAAGGGCGAGCGGGAGGCGTGGGTGAGCGTCCCGGATCAGCTGGCGCTCGCGGACTTCGTGGTCTCCGGGGCGTACGACCGTCATGTGCGGCGCATGCGGCAGCGGTACCGGGTACGGCGTGACCGTCTGGTCGCGACTCTCGCCGCGCAGGCGCCGCACATCGAGGTCACCGGGATCGCGGCCGGGTTGCACGCGGTGCTGCGGCTGCCGCCCGGGACCGAGCGGTCCGCGGTGAAGGCGGCGGCCTGGCGGGGCGTCGCGCTGGACGGACTGGCCGGGTTCCGGCACCCCGAGGCGACGGGGGCCGCGCCGGACGGGCTCGTCGTGGGGTACGCGACGCCCGCGGAGCACGCGTACGGGGCGGCGGTGGAGGCGCTGTGCGGGGTGCTGCCGCCCAGGTGA
- a CDS encoding transposase family protein — translation MTKNQPAEGPRDVVYQVRLPLSKRTIDLVADLIRQRRNRMRSVWRKAEPGKQAVIVLAVLRHDQRLADMAGGNQVGESTVRRWVKEVVKLLAARAPRLDRACKKIARSGGVVVLLDGTLIRTHRRTGRDDRKNYSGKHKAHGLLFLAVTDEKGNLIWISAAKPGRSSEITTARHNKITGHLREAGLGALADLGFVGLDDKPEDDPVIITGRKATRNHKLTVAEREANRLVSRERAANEHGFANLKSWRILTKLRTDTRQATTLLRALLVLANSEVQR, via the coding sequence GTGACCAAAAACCAGCCCGCCGAGGGCCCTCGGGATGTTGTCTACCAGGTCCGCCTCCCGCTGTCGAAGCGGACCATCGATCTCGTCGCCGACCTGATACGCCAACGCCGCAACCGGATGCGCTCTGTCTGGCGCAAGGCCGAACCCGGTAAGCAGGCCGTCATCGTGCTCGCCGTACTCCGTCACGACCAGCGCCTGGCCGACATGGCCGGCGGCAACCAGGTCGGCGAATCCACCGTCCGCCGCTGGGTGAAGGAAGTCGTCAAGCTGCTGGCCGCCCGCGCCCCGCGCCTGGACCGCGCATGCAAGAAGATCGCCCGCAGCGGCGGGGTCGTGGTCCTCCTCGACGGCACCCTGATCCGCACCCACCGCCGCACCGGGAGGGACGACCGGAAGAACTACTCCGGCAAACATAAGGCCCATGGCCTGCTGTTTCTCGCTGTCACCGACGAGAAGGGCAACCTGATCTGGATCTCCGCGGCCAAGCCCGGCCGGTCCAGCGAGATCACCACCGCCCGCCACAACAAGATCACCGGACACCTGAGGGAAGCCGGCCTCGGCGCCCTGGCCGACCTCGGCTTCGTCGGCCTCGACGACAAGCCCGAAGACGACCCGGTGATCATCACCGGCCGCAAGGCCACCCGCAACCACAAGCTGACCGTCGCCGAGAGGGAAGCGAACCGCCTGGTCAGCCGCGAACGCGCCGCCAACGAACATGGCTTCGCGAACCTCAAGTCATGGCGGATCCTGACCAAACTCCGCACGGACACCCGGCAGGCGACCACGCTCCTGCGGGCCCTGCTCGTTCTGGCGAACAGCGAAGTACAGCGCTGA
- a CDS encoding SAM-dependent methyltransferase: MELVMSGRPPVGINTSRPHPARMYDWYLGGKDNYPVDETMGKQMLDLGSAGRRENRVRRRPGGGAPPRAPSPCSP, translated from the coding sequence ATGGAGCTAGTCATGAGCGGGCGTCCCCCCGTCGGCATCAACACGAGCAGACCCCATCCCGCGCGGATGTACGACTGGTACCTCGGCGGCAAGGACAACTACCCGGTGGACGAGACGATGGGCAAGCAGATGCTCGACCTCGGCTCAGCGGGACGACGTGAGAACCGGGTGCGGCGCCGTCCCGGGGGCGGCGCCCCGCCGCGCGCACCTTCTCCGTGTTCGCCGTGA
- a CDS encoding helix-turn-helix transcriptional regulator, with protein sequence MSEPRSAPTVGQVVLGRRLLDLRERAGIRREDAARVLHVAAATIRRMETAEVALKIPYLQLLLKAYGVGDEEAETFVRLAEEANKPGWWQRYHDILPGWFSMYVSLEGAAGLIRGYDPHFVPGLLQTEDYARGVMTSGAIGQTRPEDIERHVALRMRRQELLTREDAPRLWFVMDETALRRPIGGPRVMRDQLDRLLEAMELSHVTLQVATFDTGPHPGTYGPFVLFRFAVPELPDMVYSEYLTGAVYLDDRSEVATHLEVMDRMAAQAATAQRTKEILRDLRKEL encoded by the coding sequence ATGAGCGAGCCGAGGTCCGCGCCGACGGTCGGCCAGGTCGTCCTCGGCCGACGTCTGCTGGACCTGCGTGAGCGCGCGGGCATCAGACGTGAGGACGCCGCGCGCGTCCTGCATGTCGCCGCCGCCACGATCCGCCGTATGGAGACCGCCGAGGTCGCCCTCAAGATCCCCTACCTCCAGCTCCTGCTGAAGGCGTACGGGGTCGGCGACGAGGAGGCCGAGACCTTCGTCCGGCTCGCCGAGGAGGCCAACAAGCCCGGCTGGTGGCAGCGTTACCACGACATCCTGCCGGGTTGGTTCTCGATGTACGTCAGCCTGGAGGGCGCGGCCGGTCTGATCCGCGGCTACGATCCCCACTTCGTCCCCGGGCTGCTGCAGACCGAGGACTACGCGCGGGGTGTCATGACCTCGGGCGCCATCGGCCAGACCCGGCCCGAGGACATCGAGCGCCATGTCGCCCTGCGCATGCGACGGCAGGAACTGCTCACCCGTGAGGACGCGCCCCGGCTGTGGTTCGTGATGGACGAGACCGCCCTGCGCCGCCCCATCGGCGGGCCGCGGGTCATGCGCGACCAGCTCGACCGACTGCTGGAGGCCATGGAGCTGTCCCATGTGACGCTGCAGGTCGCCACGTTCGACACAGGACCGCATCCCGGCACGTACGGGCCGTTCGTCCTGTTCCGTTTCGCCGTGCCCGAACTTCCGGACATGGTCTACAGCGAGTACCTGACCGGCGCCGTCTACCTGGACGACCGCTCCGAGGTGGCGACCCACCTGGAGGTCATGGACCGCATGGCGGCGCAGGCCGCCACGGCACAACGCACGAAGGAGATCCTCCGGGATCTCCGCAAGGAGCTCTGA
- a CDS encoding aspartate/glutamate racemase family protein: MRIVVTNCNTTQEMTEEIVRGARAAAGPGTTVTGLTPAWGPESAEGWLDSYLSAAAVLDTLRTYEEPYDAVVMAGFGEHGREGARELVDVPVVDITEAAAHLACLLGRRYGVVTTLERSCGQIEDSLEAAGVGRNCAAIVGTGLGVLDLADSDRTTRAFLTAAQRAREAGAEVLVLGCAGMTGLQRTVGEKLGVPVVDGVGAAVKLAESLVSLGLTTSRAGGYAKPLPKRRSWGAEAR; encoded by the coding sequence GTGCGCATCGTCGTCACCAACTGCAACACGACGCAGGAGATGACCGAGGAGATCGTGCGAGGTGCCCGGGCCGCCGCAGGCCCGGGCACCACCGTGACCGGACTGACCCCCGCCTGGGGACCCGAGTCCGCGGAGGGCTGGCTCGACAGCTACCTCTCCGCCGCCGCCGTCCTCGACACCCTGCGGACCTATGAGGAGCCGTACGACGCCGTCGTCATGGCCGGGTTCGGCGAGCACGGACGCGAGGGCGCGCGCGAACTGGTGGATGTCCCCGTCGTCGACATCACGGAGGCCGCCGCCCACCTCGCGTGCCTCCTCGGGCGGCGCTACGGGGTCGTCACCACGCTCGAACGCTCGTGCGGGCAGATCGAGGACAGCCTGGAGGCCGCCGGGGTGGGCCGCAACTGCGCGGCGATCGTCGGCACCGGGCTCGGCGTACTCGACCTCGCCGACTCCGACCGCACCACCCGAGCCTTCCTCACCGCTGCCCAGCGGGCCCGCGAGGCCGGGGCCGAGGTGCTGGTGCTGGGGTGCGCCGGGATGACCGGACTGCAGCGGACGGTGGGGGAGAAGCTGGGCGTGCCGGTCGTCGACGGAGTGGGGGCCGCCGTGAAACTCGCCGAGTCGCTCGTCTCGCTGGGGCTGACGACCAGCCGGGCGGGGGGTTATGCGAAGCCGCTGCCCAAGCGGAGGAGCTGGGGGGCCGAGGCGCGGTAG
- a CDS encoding ABC transporter ATP-binding protein produces MRKARDRGKPETSESELLLFGGPLRSDMGWSQHADAFLELNFRAMVRRLPSLLGSSFRLAWQADRRAARTVLAAETGRGLAQAVNLLAMNAVLARLMADGTVEERLRGAVPALVAIAVVMLVATLLRAASTYATGRLEPKVERVATELYLERAAAVELSAIEDDGFHKLLDTAKYGAQSARRMISYSARVVNALISLIAAAGVLTVLHPALLPLLLTMTLPSAWSALTTARRRYESFHAWVQHARAGYLLSSLLIEPEAAPEIRVHGVGPFLLRHFRSMSETAEAEQARLARLAARTGLYAALWTGLATVTTYATLGGLLLADAMALSVAGTAVIAIRTGSSSLDTLVLEVNSLHEEALFVGDMERLYVEAAKRAIPEGGDPLPEDPREIRVENVTFAYPGKATRPALDDVTLTVPLGKIVALVGENGSGKTTLVKLLAGLYTPDHGKIMWDGVDTATADRRQLAERIAMVAQDFKRWPFTARVNLAIGRPSAPLTEERLTSAVAEAGAQDVMEDLPRGLDTLLVRGFSGGHELSGGQWQRLGIARAAYRRGHILIVDEPTAALDARAELEVFEKIRALAGTGQTVVLITHRLASVRHADLVHVLDQGRLVESGTPDELLATGGVYAELYSLQAEQFAAKVPSGHTPAAKVPAPKAG; encoded by the coding sequence GTGCGAAAGGCGCGTGACAGGGGCAAGCCGGAGACGTCCGAGTCGGAGCTGCTGCTGTTCGGCGGGCCACTGCGGTCCGACATGGGCTGGTCGCAGCATGCCGACGCGTTCCTGGAGCTGAATTTCCGCGCGATGGTGCGGCGGCTGCCGTCGCTGCTCGGGTCGAGTTTCCGGCTGGCCTGGCAGGCGGACCGGCGGGCCGCCCGGACCGTCCTGGCAGCCGAGACGGGCCGTGGCCTCGCCCAGGCGGTGAACCTCCTCGCGATGAACGCCGTCCTGGCCCGGCTGATGGCGGACGGCACGGTCGAGGAGCGGTTGCGGGGAGCCGTCCCCGCGCTCGTCGCCATCGCCGTCGTCATGCTGGTGGCCACACTGCTGCGGGCGGCGTCGACGTATGCCACGGGCCGACTGGAGCCCAAGGTGGAGCGGGTGGCGACCGAGCTCTACTTGGAGCGGGCGGCGGCCGTGGAGCTGTCCGCGATCGAGGACGACGGCTTCCACAAACTGCTGGACACCGCGAAGTACGGCGCCCAGTCGGCCCGCCGCATGATCAGCTACTCGGCCCGTGTGGTGAACGCCCTGATCTCGCTGATCGCCGCGGCCGGCGTCCTGACCGTGCTGCACCCGGCCCTGCTGCCGCTGCTGCTCACGATGACCCTGCCGAGCGCCTGGAGCGCCCTGACGACAGCCCGCCGACGCTACGAGTCCTTCCACGCCTGGGTGCAGCACGCGCGCGCGGGATATCTGCTCAGCTCCCTGCTGATCGAGCCGGAGGCCGCCCCGGAGATCCGGGTGCACGGCGTCGGCCCGTTCCTGCTGCGCCACTTCCGTTCCATGTCCGAGACGGCGGAGGCCGAGCAGGCACGACTGGCCCGGCTGGCGGCCCGTACGGGCCTGTACGCGGCCCTCTGGACCGGTCTGGCCACCGTGACGACGTACGCGACGCTGGGCGGCCTGCTGCTCGCCGACGCCATGGCGCTGTCCGTGGCCGGTACGGCGGTCATCGCGATCCGCACCGGATCCTCCAGCCTGGACACGCTCGTCCTGGAGGTGAACTCCCTGCACGAGGAGGCCCTCTTCGTGGGCGACATGGAGCGCCTGTACGTGGAGGCCGCCAAGCGCGCGATCCCGGAGGGCGGTGACCCGCTGCCCGAGGACCCACGCGAGATCCGGGTGGAGAACGTGACCTTCGCCTACCCGGGCAAGGCCACCCGCCCCGCGCTGGACGACGTCACCCTGACCGTGCCGCTGGGCAAGATCGTGGCCCTGGTCGGTGAGAACGGCTCGGGCAAGACGACCCTGGTCAAGCTGCTAGCCGGGCTGTACACCCCGGACCACGGCAAGATCATGTGGGACGGCGTGGACACGGCGACCGCCGACCGGCGGCAGCTCGCCGAGCGCATCGCGATGGTCGCGCAGGACTTCAAGCGGTGGCCCTTCACAGCCCGCGTCAACCTGGCGATCGGCCGCCCTTCGGCACCGCTCACCGAGGAGCGCCTCACTTCGGCCGTCGCGGAGGCCGGGGCACAGGACGTGATGGAGGACCTGCCGCGCGGCCTGGACACACTCCTGGTGCGCGGGTTCAGCGGCGGGCACGAGCTGTCCGGCGGCCAGTGGCAGCGGCTGGGGATCGCGCGGGCCGCGTACCGGCGCGGGCACATCCTGATCGTGGACGAGCCGACGGCGGCCCTCGACGCCCGCGCCGAGCTGGAGGTCTTCGAGAAGATCCGCGCCCTGGCGGGCACCGGCCAGACGGTCGTCCTGATCACCCACCGGCTGGCGTCGGTCCGCCACGCCGATCTGGTCCACGTCCTCGACCAGGGCCGGCTCGTGGAGTCCGGCACCCCGGACGAGCTGCTGGCCACGGGCGGGGTGTACGCGGAGCTGTACTCCCTCCAGGCGGAGCAGTTCGCGGCGAAGGTGCCGTCAGGACACACCCCGGCGGCGAAGGTGCCGGCCCCGAAGGCGGGCTGA
- a CDS encoding DUF397 domain-containing protein produces MELIKSQSRTHTQSHIRVYNGMPARELGSEGWHKPWSGGNGGNCLEAMKLADGRIAVRQSTDPDGPALIYSPDEMNAFIEGAKAGVADFLLS; encoded by the coding sequence ATGGAACTCATCAAGTCGCAGTCGCGCACGCACACGCAGTCGCACATACGCGTCTACAACGGCATGCCCGCCCGGGAGCTGGGCAGCGAGGGCTGGCACAAGCCCTGGAGCGGCGGCAACGGAGGCAACTGCCTGGAGGCCATGAAGCTCGCCGACGGCCGTATCGCCGTACGGCAGTCCACCGACCCCGACGGGCCGGCGCTGATCTACTCGCCCGACGAGATGAACGCCTTCATCGAGGGCGCGAAGGCGGGGGTGGCCGACTTCCTGCTGTCCTGA
- a CDS encoding ATP-binding protein, translating to MASVIPPPAPLGTDAAGDRVGPGPAAGARPEKKIAERRFRFELAAHPGAVAQARRVTRTQLTGWALCEDTCDTAALVVSELVTNAIVHTASTQIVCELQAGADTVRIAVRDEGCAPGEPHPSPQRPEEEHGRGLLLIEALCRSWGAQPVGLGLLVWAEVPRALVAGAVSPDAGTGMPAPRSDLGWGAKKPPTEDREDEAEAFRRTGAGGCVGVEGHVGAEGRTASGRHPGAERRTEVDVRGDAGRRTGAEWV from the coding sequence GTGGCAAGCGTGATTCCGCCCCCCGCGCCGTTAGGAACAGACGCCGCCGGAGACCGTGTCGGTCCCGGTCCGGCCGCCGGGGCGCGCCCCGAGAAGAAAATCGCCGAGCGCCGGTTTCGATTCGAGTTGGCCGCGCACCCGGGTGCCGTGGCCCAGGCCCGGCGTGTGACCCGTACCCAGCTCACGGGCTGGGCCCTCTGCGAGGACACCTGCGACACGGCGGCCCTGGTCGTGTCCGAACTGGTGACCAACGCGATCGTGCACACCGCGAGCACCCAGATCGTCTGCGAGTTGCAGGCCGGCGCCGACACGGTGCGCATAGCGGTACGGGACGAGGGCTGCGCTCCCGGTGAGCCGCACCCCTCGCCGCAGCGGCCGGAGGAGGAACACGGAAGGGGACTGCTCCTCATAGAGGCCCTCTGCCGCTCCTGGGGCGCACAGCCGGTCGGTCTGGGGCTCCTGGTGTGGGCGGAGGTACCGCGTGCGCTCGTCGCCGGTGCCGTCTCCCCCGACGCGGGCACGGGCATGCCGGCCCCCCGGTCCGACCTGGGCTGGGGCGCGAAGAAGCCGCCCACGGAGGACCGCGAGGACGAGGCGGAGGCGTTCCGCCGAACGGGCGCCGGGGGGTGTGTGGGTGTGGAGGGCCACGTAGGTGCCGAGGGCCGTACGGCGTCCGGGCGGCATCCGGGTGCCGAACGTCGTACGGAAGTGGACGTTCGCGGGGACGCGGGACGTCGGACGGGGGCCGAATGGGTGTGA